Proteins encoded together in one Procambarus clarkii isolate CNS0578487 chromosome 11, FALCON_Pclarkii_2.0, whole genome shotgun sequence window:
- the LOC138363614 gene encoding uncharacterized protein, with product MALNQRQYQWKFIPPRAPRPGGFYERMIGTVKRSLQKTLHHQRFDLQELQTVVIEIEARVNNRPFTYLSDYVLQHEPLSPAHLMYERPLRTLVSLMDEEPEDPSYVQESDLVQRFKHLSGVINRWNDVWTREYLTALRKYHYGANNLNNKINLNPGVIVLVDSDGSCSEWPIGHIVSVHPDSQGILRIVKIKCRGNTALKTLAKLVPLELAGKENVQRLPAPDTPVRDIRPQRTAAQQCKLTLKQHYNSEGIE from the coding sequence aTGGCCCTAAATCAAAGGCAGTACCaatggaaattcatacctcccagagcaccacggcccggaggcttctatgaacgtaTGATTGGCACGGTGAAACGTTCTCTACAGAAAACCCTACACCACCAAAGATTTGACCTACAGGAGCTTCAAACTGTAGTCATAgagatagaagcacgagttaataaccgaccatttacctacctctctgattaTGTTTTGCAGcatgaaccattaagtccagctcatctgatgtatgagAGACCTCTCAGAACCCTTGTGTCCCTTATGGACGAGGAACCAGAAgatccttcatatgtccaagagagtgatttggttcaacgtttcaaacatctatcGGGGGTCATAaatcggtggaatgacgtatggactcgcgaataccttacagctctgaggaagtatcattacggggcaaacaaccTCAACAACaaaattaacttgaaccctggtgtcatagttctggtggacagcgatgggtcatgctcagagtggcctataggccacatagtctctgttcatccagacagccagggcatcttgagaatagtgaaaataAAATGCAGAGGCAACACTGCTCTCAAAACATTAGCgaaattagttcctttagaactggCAGGAAAGGAGAACgttcaacgacttccagcaccagatacgccagtacgggacatacgtccccaaAGGACTGCagcacaacaatgtaaactcacattaaagcagcactataattctgagggaatagaataa